The segment GCTTGAGGCATTTAATAAGGAAAAACCTAAaggttgtttataataataatcaattacgTCATTCACTCTTTCCACGGATAGTTCATTTTAACCCAGattgtatttatgtgttaggttatttattcacTAGAATAGAGATAAAAATAGCAGATCTCAAAACTGAGAGTTACTGACAGTAAAcgttttgttcattaaataattaaagacataGTGTTATACGCTCAGCCATAAAGCATTATCctgataattatgttttaataatacgttttaaGACCGCCCACTAGGTGACAATCAGTtgacaaatatatacatttacaggGAAAAGTCCCACAAAGACTATGATTTGTGAGTGGAGACGAGTATCTTTATCAGTTTGTTTGTagcttaattatttatgaataactgTACAGTAATGTTACacagataacaaaattaaatatattacaacttgATTTGACTATTAGATAACGGTGGTCGATGTGGATGAACTAATGCAATATTTCACTTTCTAATAGTTTACAGTAGtcagcttttttataattttatttgatttaaaccaTATTAACGAGATTAAATCATAAgctaactatttaaatattttaaaattattaagtgtgtAGACACATACTCAGTTCGCTAACATGTCATTTCTCTTTTAAAGGTAATTTCCCTACGAATATGCAACCACTTGCGTAATTATATACGACTTTACgtgatataaaaaagtaaattcaatATAATACGTCTTTTCAAAGTTTGCTTACAATCGAAAGCActcttatatttaacaaatatacaagAAACTGAGTTCGTCGTCACTTTGCATTTACAGTTACTTAGATGCATGCTCCAACTTTCTAGTTTTTGTCAGTAATCCCGGTTAGCATAACATATTAACCAAGAACTTTCCCGTTTGGCATATGATATTTTACGTTAAGTTAAAAGATTTAACCTTTGTATAATACTAACCAATCCATTAAAGTAGGTTCACATCTGAAAGGTACAGTTATTACCAATAATTATTGTATctataaatgtttctaaatcaaaTCACAGAGAAAATCAAATGATCAATAACTACTcgtaaattatagtttatttcgATTCGTGGGCTCATTTtctaattgaacaaaaatatatacaagattTACATTTCGAGATAgagaaattatgattttaattctCTAGACAGATTAAATGGTAATCCCAAAATTTTAGCTTCTACGTCAATTACAGCTTGACTCTTTGCGTACAGTCAGAGTTAAATCGGATCTCGTTCTTTACCAACAAGTGGGAGAGTATTCTTTGAACGCTTTATaacatatattcattttaatgGGGGATATTTCTTACCGAATCGTAGTTTCTGTAGGTTTTaagtttactaattatttaaccTTCCTTCACGTGCAAACcctatttatataactatacaatttatacaacTATACAACTTATATTAgctttaaatcattaatattatattagtttctcACTAACGAAATCTCAAATATGATAATAATGCAAGGCTATGATTTCATTACCTCGTTCCTAAAGTTTGGATCCATATTTTTGTTTACCAATTTGCAAACCATCAATGATGTATTTTCAGCCTGCAAAAATATCAATCATTTGAAACTCATCAcagatttataaaactttttattctagTATTACACTTCTATTAAAATATAGGCAAGCATTGGGTTTGAAAAATCCTTTATTTATGCAAACAAATgctattttcttacatttatgcGTGTAGGGTACAATCGAGTTTCGAATGTTAGTAGCACAAAAGAGGGGCAATGGTTAATTTcgtcaattaaatattaatcactTTAATAGCATTCAGCTCCTTTTTTATCGATGGCATGATAATGAAAATCTTGGGACTAAACGAGATATtctttaacaacttttaaaatactttaatcaaatcacttttaatattatttattttagacatgAACAAGAAGGTGTGTTTCAAAAGGCGTAAACAATagtacagttataatttttttactgatgAGTATAATTTCTCTTACGAGTATCAATACAGGGAATCATTTTGGTGGGAGTTAACGTTAATATAGGTACttgttacgtaaataaataattaattataactttctcAACAAAAGACTAACCCAGTTCGTGACTTCAGTGCTTGAGTTCACAACCAGAATCGCATAGCAGATGAGAACCAGGACCCAGATTGCATCCATAGTCATGTCCAACACGTTACCAGATCTGACGTGCAAGAAGAAGAAGTAGGACGTGACAGTGACGTGAACAAATAATGAGAGCATAACGGCCATCAGCTGATCGCAGTAGAAATCATTAGCCTTGTGTACGACGTCACacagcatccagtaggtgttcatcagaGCCTTAATTTGCTGTATTTTTGAGACAGTACTACCTGAGATCACAGATAAGGTAATGAAAGTACatgcaaatatatttgtaagaattattgttttgaagtaatctgcagtataaataaatatgtagtaaTCTCCTACGTGCTGAAAATTACCAAAAAGGATACGTACTTTTTACGTTTACTACAAATCATTTTATGTTAATACCTCCCTTTCTTCCATTCTCACTTTCAGTGATAATACTAAAATTACTAACTTATTCACTCACTTGTTGTACGAAAGATGGCAACATCAGCCAGGCTGCGGTCTATCACCGTTGGTTCAATTATGCTGGAGATAACCTGTTCTCTCATCTTGTCAGTCACCATCTTGAATGCAAAGGTGATACTTTGAGTGACGTGGGTAAAGTGGAAGAGAAAGGCAAGTAGGGTGCATTCCAGGAATAGGAAGGTTGCATAACTCACTACAATGAGAACTTGTGTATCGTTCATCATGAGCTTTACGTAGTTGATTATAAAAAGGAAAGTTCTGACGATGGAGACTACTGTGACATTCACTTGGATCTTGACCTCTCTGTTCTTGTACTGAAGGTCTCGATAGATTCGGTCCAGTTTGCCAAAGACGTCAACTATCCTCGAGTACTTCCATGTGCCGCTGAAGAACGTGGAAGCTGCCATAATTTGCAGAGCCACCAAGTCCAGAATCATTGAGAATTGCATGGGTCTATTCTTTTCATTACCGAATCTTCCCCTCGTGATAGTTATATACATACCGATAAAAGAGAGAGCTTCTTGTAGTATGAAGAATACTAAACTCCATATGAAGCCAGTTATAGAAAATGTCAGTTCCTTGTGAGCTTTAGGCCCCGAAGTAATTTTCAGTGGCAGACCTCCAAATGCACGCCAACCCCAAAGGATATAACTTGGGATATACTTCATGGTGCATTCAAGCGTGCTACAAACTTCCTGCAAGGAGTTGTACGCACTAGGGAATACTTGATAATTTGTTATGCTTcgtcatgttttatttattcaaacacatTGTACGAAATATTGATGAAAAGATTTATTGGTTTGACCTTTATTGTTGGTCACCACTTTAATCACATGTATTTGATTGTTGTTAgtggaattgaaattttgatttcatCAAAGTAATGTGTAACGCGAAGTTTACAAGAAACAGATTGTTGTcaatcaaataaattgtttaaaacaaattaaatgttttaaattagtaaattgaataacgaaaataaatatatttataatcaaagtGCTTTTTATTGCTCTAAAAGAAACGCTAGATtctccaatattttaaaatttgcttaacAAGGCTTTTCGACAACTAAATTCAACCTTTCACATCTGTAAGATGTCTATTCAAACTATGTAAGTTAATGAGATGGGACATTGCATGTCGAAAGGccttgtaaaattaatttaaaattattggagtATTGTGTCTTTCTTATAGAGGTATAATTTATTATCTGATAAGAAGAGCGCCTCATTCAATAAAttgcttattttataaaatcatgtataggattgtacaatataaaagcctcaaaattttatttttcttgatgtaaaccttatttatttgctattaattttattacaaacaaaccgaaaattaaacatatttcaaaataaaatgttatcatattattaaaatgaatccaaatattactaaatatacgTAAATATTGATATACTAATTCCAATctaatctataataatttaatagaaacaatcaaaagttatacaattgaaaaacttaaaatatatatcgaaaataatcgtaaaatataaaaccaacgATAAAGTGGATTGTTACATTGacgaaaaaattgttaaattactcTTAAATATAAAAGAGACTTGAAGGCCTTATGAAAAGCACTCTAAAATAGTACTGTACAGTACGTAAATAATAAACAGAGTAAACAGGATTTTCCGTATATTTGTCGTCATCCAGTGAATACAATCAGTAACAgcatgtttcgagatctgcaatctaatatCATTGAACTACAGTCTAGgttaaaatagaaaacaacatGCCGATGCCGTAGCGTTGTGACACACGTAAATCGGGAaacacaacaaccatgttgtgtgtctatccCTGTACTTACtataaaacatgcaattaatgaaaactaaacactcattattaaaactgtactgcaGAATTCAGGTTGTAATAGGTACCAAATGGAActaaccagaggccaatagtactTGTAAAAGGCGGTCGTCACGGCAGAAATAAGACAGAGTCAAAAGAAGGGGGATGAGAGTGGgctttgttaatttgttaattttagatgaacttcttaaaccTCCGCATTGGCTTATTACAAATCTCTCGTGTACTTGAAAATGTAcgatttattgttagttaattttcCAGAATTGTCGTTTTTACTAAGTAAATGTTTCAGAGGTATTTCGTCTTCcgaatatattctattttagttacttaaaaataaattaagggaaacttttttctttacattaaattttgataCCTCTTAAGTTTTCAAGACAGCGGGCAATGAAATGAATgggaaaaataaatgtttactatatttgTAGAGACGTAAATGCTTATTGATAGTTAAAAAGACTGAAGGCTTGGGTTCTATGATGATGAATGTTATCAGAATGACAATTACCATTAAAATGCgttaagaaaagaaattaaaatgtcaaattttgaTTGGAGTTACTGCTGCAGGTTTCTACGCAATGTGTGCTAGATCCAGTGAGTAGAtcttaactcaacattcaaagtTCTGTCCGCATCTTAGAAGTCCTAATCCTATATTTGCTGTTTCTTATTAACTGAAACAAGGAAGTACACTTCCGCCGTCTTCTACCTGTCGTCATTGTCTTGAACACCAATCACGTCTGAGTTTATCTCCTTCCATGACACTGTATTTGCTGTTCGTTATTAACTCAAACAGGGAAACTATAATTCCAGTTGTCTTCATTTTCTGAATAGCATTTAGTCTGATAGAAATCTTGGCTATGTTGAGTCAGTTACAAAATTGTTCTGcaatttgaaaaactttaaacttattttttgagACTTGCTAACAATTAATTATgctttcattttaactttaatgtaTACTTTCTACCCTTTACACattataagacatgttttacagtactaaaataaactttgattaataacagaattaataaacattgtttaaacacaagattgtatatataaaatcctCTATAAATCTATCTCGACCTTGATTTTTCACATTAGTTAAGAATTTCTACAAGATTGTAAAAGAGACAGGATGTATACAGTACGTTTGGTTTTTTAACCACAGAAGGAAAGTTCGCTACAGGCTGGTTTAACTATCAGGTTGAACCTACAGTGAATATCCGTTACGTCTGGAGAtcctatggatgtccagaagtggCTCATCATTATCAGAAAAGTTCACGGTATCGAATGGCGGATTAGTATATCAGAGCATTACTTTCGTAATGGGTaaaactttattagttttaaagccCTTTAGTCCACTAGAGCTGTATTATTCTCTAGTGGTCAACCAATTAATATCAAATCGCTCTTGATGAAATTTTAGTTACtctattatactaaaattatatggcgataaaacattaatgtttactTGGTTCACACTACGTCAAATATTACCTGttaaaacaaatggaaaatggAATCTTTTCAGCCCATTTGTGAAGATCCATGGCAGCTCAATATGAACTAATACACGAATAATATGGCAGAGCTGTAAGAGTATATAGATAATAGTTGTTACCTGCAATTTAGTAAAGGCTACTACTCGAGACGCTgcataaatttcatttatgtgTCTCTTTGTGTTTGTCTATGCCTGTCTCTGTGTCTGTATGTACGGTATTTCGAAGACGAACTTACCTACAGacttcatattttatacaaaactttacatttaaataacaacacTGACGTGATGGTTTATATAGCTCCATGGGATGTAGCCCAATTTTAACGACTATTTTAACAATGCTGTTACAGGTAACCATAACGGcaacaagaaaacaataaaagcattatttgtaaattaactaaGTACGTCTTGTGAGATCTTAAAATGTGGCAGTTTAGTTCATATAATAAAACCAAGAGTAAAACTAGAGTAAACATTGTAGTGCCTTCTCTGGCTGactgaaagttttatttgaacattGGAAATGAATATTaactttatgattaaaaatttgagTGTATAATATgcaatacattacaaaaattatattggcCTTAAGCTATAATTTTCGGATGGCACTTTATCCTTACACATACAAGGTGTGGTCTTTCATGGCGCATGCGTAACTACGGATTTGGGTTAAGGCtaataatttgttgaaatttcttttatttgtgaTTCTATGTCTTTTAATCATCCCAGTAATTCCTTAAGAGTTACTTGTGttacaaatatatacttttgaGTACAATCTCAGGATATTCAGGAATGATAAGGTGTGGAATAAGAATGGCCCCCCTTAAAGATTCCTTAACTAGTCGGGTACTATCTCAGCCATGATCATGGAAGTAGGAGAAGATTGTCTGTTTCAGACTCTTCCAGTCAAAGCTGGGAGTGGAATCAATACTTCTTACGTTaggttttaaaatctttataattaaGGAAACGCCATAAACTCCTACTGTAATCATATGCATTAAATTAAACCTATTGACAAGTCCTTTTTATCcgatttgtttaaaatttacagtgaTTTGATGTACAGATCATTGAACTCTATTAGGTTTGCCAGGATTCAGTGACACATCGACTTGCATTCCATAATGGTTCTACTGGAAGGTATTAGCCAGGGATAAGAGTGAACATTCTGGTGCGTTGGggttaaattttttgaaatattaattcaaatttcaactattctgtattatataattgttattcctTGATTATAATCATGTCTGGGATAAAAGTGTTACctcattaaattaaactatttataaaaaccaacCTGACACAAATAAGTTAAAGGATAGTTccagaaatttgaaaaaatattttaatctcgaACATAACTTTGTATAGATTGAGGATTGTGTTAGAAATGCTGGAGGGTAGAAATCAATGAATTTCAATTATGATATTAATAAGGAACCCTTGTAAAGTAAAATTCTTATAGTTGCAGAAGACTTAAATTGTAAAGAAGGTTATTTCTAAGGCAACGagttattcatattatatataatatataagcttAGTTTATCATGTATGAAGTTTAAGATGTATGTTTACAAATTGTTCTTCATAAATGAAGTTATTACACAGAAGTGCATGTTATAATGAATTACGTTTGAGAAGGAGACAAAAGTTATGCAATTACTTTTTAACTAGTTATACGAAACAGAGTATTGAAACTTTCTTTTTGCAAGTTAGTTTTGCAACTACTTATCTAGaatgatttagatttttaaagaaataaatgtgtttCGCGTGGAAAATTTTCACAGTATTCTTATTAAAcctgaagaatttttttaatcctcgatttttaaaaaaatgtatgcaaacaataaattataggtTAAAATACATGGCCTTCCTGCCTACTAAAGCCTTTTATTTTAGCCCATGAACTAAAAGAGttggagaaaaatattttagagtgacgtttattattattttaagacatcgcataaaatatttttatcaatatattaattaatacaaaacagttttacaGGAATTACAAATTCCAAAGAAAATACTACTAATTTCGTAAATACAGCATCCCATTTCTTTTAATTGTATGGTAACAAATCCAATCAATGGATATTTTTCGCCCAATGTTCAGATAACCTTATGTTCAGAGTgacgtttattattattttaagacatcgcttaaaatatttttatcgatatattaattaatacaaaacggTTTTACAGGAATTACAAATTCCAAAGAAAATACTACTAATTTCGTAAATACAGCATCCCATTTCTTTTAATTGTATGGTAACAAATCCAATCAATGGATATTTTTCGCCCAATGTTCAGATAACCTTATGTTCAGAGTgacgtttattattattttaagacatcgcttaaaatatttttatcgatatattaattaatacaaaacggTTTTACAGGAATTACAAATTCCAAAGAAAATACTACTAATTTCGTAAATACAGCATCCCATTTCTTTTAATTGTATGGTAACAAATCCAATCAATGGATATTTTTCGCCCAATGTTCAGATAACCTTATGTTCAGAGTgacgtttattattattttaagacatcgcttaaaatatttttatcgatatattaattaatacaaaacggTTTTACAGGAATTACAAATTCCAAAGAAAATACTACTAATTTCGTAAATACAGCATCCCATTTCTTTTAATTGTATGGTAACAAATCCAATCAATGGATATTTTTCGCCCAATGTTCAGATAACCTTATGTTCAGAGTgacgtttattattattttaagacatcgcttaaaatatttttatcgatatattaattaatacaaaacggTTTTACAGGAATTACAAATTCCAAAGAAAATACTACTAATTTCGTAAATACAGCATCCCATTTCTTTTAATTGTATGGTAACAAATCCAATCAATGGATATTTTTCGCCCAATGTTCAGATAACCTTATGTTCAGAGTgacgtttattattattttaagacatcgcttaaaatatttttatcgatatattaattaatacaaaacggTTTTACAGGAATTACAAATTCCAAAGAAAATACTACTAATTTCGTAAATACAGCATCCCATTTCTTTTAATTGTATGGTAACAAATCCAATCAATGGATATTTTTCGCCCAATGTTCAGATAACCTTATGTTCAGAGTgacgtttattattattttaagacatcgcttaaaatatttttatcgatatattaattaatacaaaacggTTTTACAGGAATTACAAATTCCAAAGAAAATACTACTAATTTCGTAAATACAGCATCCCATTTCTTTTAATTGTATGGTAACAAATCCAATCAATGGATATTTTTCGCCCAATGTTCAGATAACCTTATGTTCAGAGTgacgtttattattattttaagacatcgcttaaaatatttttatcgatatattaattaatacaaaacggTTTTACAGGAATTACAAATTCCAAAGAAAATACTACTAATTTCGTAAATACAGCATCCCATTTCTTTTAATTGTATGGTAACAAATCCGATCAATGGATATTTCTCGCCCAATGTTCAGATAACCTTgatgaataattaaacataatatgtacTTGCATTCTGCATAGTATGAGAAAAACTGTaacttaattaactaaataaatataatgataaataattaaattaaattatccagtagttaatgtttaaaaatggttttattccAAGATGGTTTTCATTGGATGTTTAATTGATTAGCCATATCGGATGTatcccctttaaaattttaattattttcatctaagtaaaacattaatttgcagtggtttattatttagaataaattttcataattcttATTATTAGGGTGCCTGAACAGTATAGCAAGTATAtacatggttttaaaattaatgttttggaatctacaaaaattttatttgtaatcttctaaaaacatgtaaataaaattagtctCGAAACTTTTGTGTATTGCACTGTATTAATATAAGATTCTTTTGCTGTTTATTTAGTGcaaatatatataggtataaaattataagtatacatatattttattgatatttagtaTCATTGATTTGTatagtgttgtatttttattagtttattatactttagtTACAccattagtaaaaatgtaattgagtTTAAATGCGCTGACATTTCAATCAACAGGTACATACTTTATaattatctgttaaaaattaaatagatacaaataattttgtcaactgtaaatatattacctTACTCAAAGTATTATATTCCTAACAATCTACGTTAAAAccgtagttaattataaaaaacgtgCAATACTGAATGGGACCTGTGATCATTTAAATCGGAATTACGATAGCATTATAGACAAAAGTAAATAACGCATTTATCCACAACAACTAAGTAACATAATGCCTCAATGAACTCATTAAAGAAACTTGAGAGCGTCTTGAAAACGGTACACTGGAGCCTTGACATGGAATTAAGTAACTTTCTATTAAAGCCATTCAAAAACAAAGTTTCCTTTCTACAATATCACTATTTTATCATGCTCGTAAATAAAGAAACacaattaactaaattattaaaaaatcaaattttttattaggATTACAAAAACAAagagtgttaattttaaaagccaTGTTAATAGCGTGAAAACTAATAAACCTGTTTTAGAAACATAATTCAAACCTCaacgaaataattatttattgcccGTAATAAACAACTGTAGTTTAGTATAATTTTCTAATGGATCGACCTGGCTTTGATGCGTAAAAGTACTCAATGGAAATTTATTCCAGAACTCTTCCTTGTCGAATGGTAACTCTATAGGCTTTTCACTATATGTTATCCTTTACAAATAAGTGATTGCAAAACCAAACTACAAGTTATGAAAAAACCAAACTACTGTTGAATGTcgaatttattatttgtatacatgTTACTAGTGTAATGTATTCAATAAGTGGCCATTCTCAAACCCTAAACGCTAACTTGGATCTCTTACATCAGATTTACAAAGCTGTGTCCAAGAGCCTAATGATTCAATGATAAATAGTTaaagattagtttttatttcatggaTGTAATCAAATACCAACATTGAAAtactattagaaaaatattgttttgtgagcCCCAATACTTCACGTAATTAAAACATcacaaattataaacatgttttctgCTTGGATGAAATTATACTGCTGCTGTAAAGTCACGAGTACATTGAATTTCACAATCTTAATAGATGGGTAGTCAAGTAACTgatgttgtaaaaatttaaagttttctaaaaaggttgttaaaaaaaactattggcTAATCGTTTACGATACTATTACTTGAGGgggtaaaaacttttatttatgtatgtctaCATGTCTAGGTTCATATGATGTCTCGTTGGTAACCTATTGATTTTAAACTTCCCATtaatgttcatttatatattataagccATCCCAAATTTGTTCATGCCACTCCTATAAACAGAGCTGGGCATTAGTCTACATATTTAAGTTGCTGTTATGGATTACCATGACAGTAATGAACATATTCCACAATAAGGAAATAAAATGAGTTCATCATGACATTTTGACAAAGTAATGCATATAATAGTACTAGCTGAAATTATACCGTCATTACTTGGTGAATGTAagagtagacttttattattttaacggtTTTAATAAAACGCAGcacaatcaatttaatgtttggtaaaatatctttaaaaaattcataacgtGTAGTCTTTAAATATTGCAAgctacatattataataaaataaaatcgatGACGACACATGTCCATCAATTGGATTTGGCTAGGCGTCATTCTAACTTACACTTTCATGAGTACACTTTTAATTACTCTTTTATCTTGCTGGGGCATTAGTGATTTTTTAgcatgtttgtatatatatatatatacaatgtatatatatatatatacaatgtatatatatatatatatatatacaatgtatatatatatatacaattttattacatatatatattcaatCTGCACGGTGAacatatcaatattgaaatcagCTAGACTCTGAAAATGTTCATCCAATTTCAGAGAAGCCTGTAACGCTACATGTAGTTGTATTCCTCTTTGTACAgtgaattaacaatatttttctttatgcAGTTTTAGGTCAATATGTTGAATAATATTCTATCACCTGTTCATTAGGTTGATTAAACGTCACAATCAAGATTATGCTAATGAACTACAAGATTGTTCTAATTTACTCGTTATGTTACTTAGCATACCACAACGAGATAACCTGGAGAGTTTTCTCCACCTTGTCACTTGTGTGACGTAAGACCACAGTGTAAATGCAATTCTTGAAAGTTCAGTTAGGATAATATTAATAACCATTGTTGTACTGTTTATGATATAGCAGTATGGTGGAATACATAAAAAAGCTCCAAACAGTTTCACTAGAGTATCCAAGAAGATATTTTATGGCTGTTCCATCTTATGTAAAATTTAGGtcgaaactgtaaataaatagattCATTTTTAATTAGTGGTTGATAGTGGCttaaaaggaaattttgaaattcGAAAACTTTAAACTACTTAGTAACATAATTGCGATGTATTATAAGTCCTGGTAAATCTTACAAATCTAAGTAGGGatacattttatagatattattaaatgTTCATCGTTCATATTAAAAGAGTCAAAGCTGACTCTAATGTCATTTTTGCACGTGTAGGGCATTTTTggttaaaattcattatatttacaatgtCACAGCTGAGTTCACCATGGTACCcctataaagaaaatacaaacacaCAGGTCTCTAAAATTTTATTCGAACGAAAAGCGAATACACCTAGCCCTCCTTATAAATTACGGTCTGAAAACTTTTGCCTTGCTGTTCTGACGAAGTAAACATACATACTTAGGACTAATAAGCTTACTTCCGTTATATAATTCTTCGATCCGGACatgtcataaattaattacgGTGTCTCAGTTTGCCTTATTCCAATTCATATATCTATAAAGGTATGTAGCTGTCAGAAATATACATCAGTCAAAAAGAGTCTACTTCCAGGTTTTGTAATCTACTCTCTGTCTAAAATACCTACGCAATAggtgagtttaccttgttgcccaATGAAGAAACTAACATACTTACGTCGGATCGAAAAACATTTATGCCCTAATAGGAAATCCTAACAACTTCCTATCTACTTATGGTATAAGGAAAAATCCTTGTTAAGTTTATGGAACATTGAGCAATAAAGTACCTATATAAAATTATGCGCTAAAGAAGCATTTTTTCTAACAGTAGTATGAGAAATAATAGATCTTTAAGGcatgttagtatttatttataaacttt is part of the Homalodisca vitripennis isolate AUS2020 chromosome 8, UT_GWSS_2.1, whole genome shotgun sequence genome and harbors:
- the LOC124368136 gene encoding uncharacterized protein LOC124368136, which codes for MKYIPSYILWGWRAFGGLPLKITSGPKAHKELTFSITGFIWSLVFFILQEALSFIGMYITITRGRFGNEKNRPMQFSMILDLVALQIMAASTFFSGTWKYSRIVDVFGKLDRIYRDLQYKNREVKIQVNVTVVSIVRTFLFIINYVKLMMNDTQVLIVVSYATFLFLECTLLAFLFHFTHVTQSITFAFKMVTDKMREQVISSIIEPTVIDRSLADVAIFRTTSSTVSKIQQIKALMNTYWMLCDVVHKANDFYCDQLMAVMLSLFVHVTVTSYFFFLHVRSGNVLDMTMDAIWVLVLICYAILVVNSSTEVTNWLNEFLLQSPHHNARFSARGFFKIHNETLISMAGAATNNLVVLIQFQTEK